The following coding sequences are from one Haemophilus haemolyticus window:
- the rbsC gene encoding ribose ABC transporter permease, translating to MKNETSNFQIGRFLIEQRSFIALIILIAIVSMINPDFFSVDNILNILRQTSVNAIIAVGMTFVILIAGIDLSVGSVLALTGAIAASMVSIELPIFLVIPVVLLIGTLLGGISGVIVAKGKVQAFIATLVTMTLLRGVTMVYTDGRPITTGFSDNADLFASIGTGYVLGIPVPIWIMSIVFAVAWYILKHTPIGRYIYALGGNEAATQLSGINVNKIKVFVFAVSGFLSTLAGLIVTSRLSSAQPTAGVSYELDAIAAVVVGGTSLMGGKGRVMGTLIGALIIGFLNNALNLLDISSYYQMIAKALVILVAVLADNYLGTKKL from the coding sequence ATGAAAAATGAAACATCTAATTTTCAAATAGGAAGATTTTTGATTGAACAGCGTTCTTTTATTGCGTTGATTATTCTTATCGCGATTGTATCAATGATTAATCCTGATTTTTTTAGCGTAGATAATATTTTGAATATTTTACGCCAAACTTCGGTTAATGCGATTATTGCAGTGGGTATGACTTTCGTTATTTTAATTGCAGGTATAGATCTTTCTGTTGGATCTGTATTGGCATTGACTGGCGCTATTGCAGCCTCAATGGTAAGTATTGAATTGCCTATTTTTTTAGTAATTCCTGTGGTTTTATTGATTGGAACACTTCTTGGTGGCATAAGTGGTGTAATTGTGGCAAAAGGGAAAGTTCAAGCATTTATTGCTACCCTTGTTACGATGACATTATTACGTGGGGTGACAATGGTTTATACAGACGGTCGCCCTATTACGACAGGTTTTTCGGATAATGCTGATCTATTTGCTAGCATTGGTACAGGCTATGTTTTAGGTATCCCAGTACCAATTTGGATTATGAGTATCGTGTTTGCGGTTGCTTGGTATATTTTAAAACACACACCAATCGGTCGCTATATTTATGCTTTAGGTGGAAATGAGGCAGCGACCCAACTTTCTGGTATTAACGTCAATAAAATCAAAGTATTTGTTTTTGCGGTGAGTGGATTTCTTTCTACGCTGGCGGGTTTAATTGTAACTTCACGTTTATCTTCCGCTCAACCCACTGCTGGCGTATCTTATGAATTAGATGCAATTGCCGCCGTGGTAGTCGGTGGAACCAGTTTGATGGGGGGAAAAGGTCGTGTAATGGGAACTCTCATCGGTGCATTAATCATCGGATTTTTAAACAATGCATTAAATTTATTAGATATTTCATCTTACTATCAAATGATAGCAAAAGCGTTGGTTATTTTGGTTGCTGTTTTAGCCGATAACTATCTTGGTACAAAAAAACTGTAA